The nucleotide window AGATTGTGATGGCGGTACTCAATGGTGAGGTGGACGCCGGCACCATCCGTACGGATGTGCTGGAACGAATGGCGGCCGCGGGGGCTGTAAATATTGAGCAGCTAAAGGTTATCAATCCGCAAAAGACTCCCGGCTTTTCCTATGCCCACAGCACACGCCTGTATCCTGAATGGCCTTTTGCCATCACACCCAATACTTCCCGAGATCTCGCGCAAAAGGTTGCCGTCGCCCTATTGAGCCTACCTGCAAATAGTCCAGTGGCCAAGGCCGCCAACAGCGAGGGCTGGACGGTACCGCTGGACTATCAGCCCGTGCATGAATTGATGCAGGAACTGCAGGTAGGGCCTTATGTTGATCTGGGAAAAATCAGTCTGCATGATGCCATTGAACAGCATCGTGAATGGGTCTTAACATTAGTGCTCACCCTGGCGATATTTTTTGCGGCCACCATCATGGTACTCAGACTGAATCGACGCCTCAGCCAGTCAAAGCAAAACCTTGAGACGGAAGTACAGGAGCGCAAACGTGCCGAGACCTCTGAGCGTGAACAGGCCGAACGCATCAAAAGGCTGTATGAGGTCGCCTCCATGCCGGGGCAGAGTCTGGACCAACAGATGGAAGAGATCCTCAGGCTGGGCTGCCAGGTCATGGATATGGAGGTGGGCAAGATATCCCTGATTGATCTGAAAAATAATACCAATACCATGTTGAATGTCATCGCGCCTGAACCCTTTGGCCTGCGCCCCGGAAAAACATGGGACCTCGACGTAACATTTTGCGGCATTATTGTTTCCGGTGTGCGGCCTATGCTGGCGCTGAATCACATCGGCCAATCTGAATACCAACAGCACCCGGCCTATGAATATACCCGGCTTGAAGCCTATATTGGCTTTCCAGTCGCCATTGGTGATGAACAGATATGGACCATCAGCTTTTCCAGCCCACGGCCGCACAGACCCTTTTCTGCGACAGACATCGATCTCGTCAAACTCATGGGGCGCTGGGTCAGCGCCAGCCTTGATCGACACCGCGGACAACTGGAGCTCCAGACCGCAAAAGAAATCGCCGAATCCGCCAACCGCACTAAAAGCGAATTTCTGGCCAACATGAGCCACGAATTACGCACCCCACTCAATGCCATCATCGGCTATAGCGAGATCATTCAGGAGGAAATGGAAGAGATCGGCGGCATGGAGCAACATTGCGATGATCTGAAAAAGATCCATAGCTCCGGAAATCATTTGCTGAGTCTGATCAACAATATCCTTGACCTGTCCAAAATTGAAGCCGATAAAATGTCGATCAACACCGACATTATCGATATCAGGCAACTCATTAGCGACATCATCGATACGGTTAAACCATCAGCTGAAAAGAACCGCAATCAGCTCAGGATGGAGTTTTCAGACACGATAAAATTCCTCGGCACTGATCCGGCAAAACTTCGCCAGAGCTTACTGAACCTGGTCAGCAACGCCATAAAATTCACCCATGACGGCACGGTCACCATCCAGGCCCTGTGGCTTGATGACAAAACCCAGGATGTTTTCGATGTGCGCATACAGGACACAGGCATTGGCATCAGGCCGGAAGACATCAACAACATATTCAGTCCCTTTACCCAGGCTGAACAGTCCTGGAGTCGTCAGTATGACGGGACCGGCCTGGGGCTCGCGATCAGCAAACATTTTTGTGAAATGCAAAAGGGAAAAATTTTCGTCGAGAGCGTATACGGCGTAGGCAGCACCTTCACCATTCGGCTTCCCAATGCTGATCCCAGCGAGATACCGCGCAAAACGGCGGAAGCCTGATAACAGCTCAACGAGCAATCATCACACACTGACAGACTGAGCCCGCCCAATGACATTACTGGAATCCCTGTTGCATCCCGAAATGTTATTGGCGCTTGGCCTGTTTGCCGCCATTTCCGTGGCGGTGGAGATCGCCGGTTACCGACTGTTGCTCGCCATCTCCGATGTCAGCGCATCATCCTGGCTGATGGCACACACCATTATCCCTGCCGCGCGGGCATTATCCCTGGTGGCGTTTATTCTCATCGCCTACCCGGTGCTGTTTGGTGTAGCCACGTCCCTGCCCTTCAGCAAGCTACTGGCCGCAGGTGAGATGCGCTTCACCCATCTTGTCAACGTGGTCTTTTTGCTCTCACTGTTACTGCCCATGATACCGGTGTTCAGCCGCTGGCCTGCGCTGGTATTGCCCATCCAGGCCATCGCGGCGGCGAGCATGGTGTTTCAGTGGTGGGCGGAGACACAGGCGACGACCACGGTGCAATTCTGGCCGGGCTGGACGACGCTTACCACCCTGTTGGTGCTGGCCTTTATCACCCATGAAATCGCCAGCCAGATTTCCCACCGGCTGGAGAAAATGGTCGATGGTATGTTGCAACGCACAGGTTCCGAGAGGTTGATCTACCGCACCCTGCTAATGATCCTGCAGGTGCCGGTGATATTGCTGTATACCCTGTCGCTGGGGCGACAGTTTCATTGAGACTGAATCGCCAGACGAAACAGTCGTCAACACGATTCAGTGCAGCAATCGCAGGGTCGCCATCCACACCGCGGCCGAGCCTGCAGCCAGGAAGCCGGCAAGACAGGCGGCGGCCTTCAGTTGATAACGCCTGACAAGCTGCTCCGCCGGATAGACGGAAAGCAGGTACGGCCGGTTATCGTGTTGGGGCTTTTTCATGATATGGGTTGGCGGCTGCACGCTGCGTCTGGCCTGCTCACGGCGCACCCGATGCGTGGCCGCCTTGCGTACCGCCTCCCACTCCATTACATCGAGCTCGCCATCCCCATCCGCATCAAAATGCTTGAGCAGGCCGGCGCGATTCTGCTTCCAGAGTTTGAGCACCTCGCGCACCTCGGCATCGGTATTGAAGGCCTCGGCATCTCCGCCCACGGACATAAACATACCGATGGCATACAAGGGCTCGCCAGGGTGCATGCGTTCCTCGGTGTACCGATAGCGGCCACCAAGACGACCCAGCAGGCCGCCATTGCCTGTTGAATGACGGCGACGGGAAGGATAACTGGATTCGTACCACACCTTTTTGGTCGCGCAGGTGACGACGGCCCCTTCCGGATCCACCACACAACGCCCTGTCTCACCCACCAGTACAAACAGCTCTTCACTAGTGCCGGAAGCCACAACACGACTGTGTTTGTCATTCAACTTTTCGACTTTATAGCGGTACCAGGTGCAGGGCGTGGTGGTCAGTGGGGCAATGACAGGGTCACCGTCCATTACATTCCCGACGCCAGAGAGCTCAACATAGCCCTGTGCGGCGGAACGAATCCTGGAGGTGGGGGTATCTTCAATAATGCGCGCCCGGCGAAAGAAGACAAAGGCGTAAACAAACCCGGCCGTGGAGACAAGGCCGCACAACAGCAGATAAAAATAGAGCTTCCCGTCGGGAAGATTAAGCACCCAGGCCTGCAGGCTGTCGGCTGGCATTGACTGAACAACGAACTACGCGGAATAACTAACTAAATAGTGCTTTGACATTGACGTCCGTGATCTCTTCCTCGCTAAACTCCAGCAACTCGGCGGCCTTGAAATTGAACTGCTTGGCGATCACTACATCGGGAAACTGCTCGATGCGCACGTTATTCAGGTTCACCGCCTCATTGTAAAATTCACGCCGATCGGCGATGGCGTTTTCCAGACCCGTAATACGCGATTGCAAGTGCTGAAAACTCTGGTCGGCCTTGAGATCCGGGTAGGCCTCTGCCAGGGCAAACAGCCCGCCCAGGCCCATGCGCAGCTGTGTTTCCGCCGCACCCAGTGCCCCCATGTTGCCACTCTGCTGTGCGCTGGCCACGGCCGAACGGGCCTTCATGACCTTTTCCATGGTCTCCTGTTCATAGCCCATGTACTGTTTGCAGACCTCCACCAGCTTCGGCAGTTCATCATGACGCTGCTTCAACAGCACATCAATGTTCGCCCAGGATTTGCTGACATTATGTTTGAGTGACACAAGATTGTTGTAGATCATGATGGCGTACAACACCACCGCGACGCTGAGACCGATAATAATGAAGCTGAAAATTTCCACGACGGACTCCCTGTTAGATTCGATAGTGTGAATGACGGTAGCAAATGACTGCAGGAAATAATGTGGATTATATCGGCAGCAATCCGGCATCATTTAGTCGCCTGCCGCCCATAGCCCTGGCTCGGGCCTTTCATGCATTCGCACGCGGATCACGCAGGATATTGGCACAAATGCGATGACCCAATCCAGGCGGGCCCATTCAAACAATTTAGGCGCAAGAAAACCACTGACCATGACACCGGAAAGGGCACTGCACTTCTCAAAATCCGGATCGATATCGCCGGGGCTATAACCGGAATGCCGCCGCATCGTCCTCGTGGAGGCTCACTCCAACAGGGGTAGGATACGGTGGACAGACCGGTTCGGAAACTGAAACAGGAGGAAGGGCTTGGCTTAGGATTTGGTGATGAAAGAGGGCCAGAAATTTTCGCACTAAGGGCCGGTTTGGTACTGAATGTCGGAGCCACAATCATTGCGGCCCGGCACTCGCCCGCAAACCGCTGTTCGGGCCGGGCTGCCTTCTAACGCTACATGAGGGGGACGAGTCCCGCAAAAAGGGCCCCGGCATCGCCAACGATTAATTGATCGCCATTTCCAGCTGGATGATGCCCTGCCCCTGCTGCCCCAAAGGCGGCCTGACTCCGCCAGACGACCAACCAGCGCCTGAATGGATGTCCACCACCTGCGCACCTCTCGCCGGCAGCGTATCGACCGACATTACCCCATCGGTCTCCCCCTCCAGCAACATGACGCCCCATGCCTGCCCCACTACCGCCGCGCGACGCAGGCGTTGCATGGCGGGCATATCGCAGGCCTCCAGCCAGGCGACGACCGCCCCGCAGGTACCGGACTGCAATGCCTGTTCGACGACCTTCAGCCCATTATCGTCCGCGCCGTTGGCATGCCGGGCGTGCACCAGTAACACGCGTGACGGGTCGATACCCGCCGCGGCCAGTTCGGTGGCATCGGGGCGGCGTGGCGGCGACACCAGAACCAACCAGCGGTCACTGCAATAACCAGCCAGGGCGGGCAACAGCGGTTGTAGGCCACCCTGCCCATCACCCCCCTGATCCGTAGACTGTACCGCGTCGTAAATAGCGCCATGCATGTTGCCATGCCTGATTTCATGCCTGATTCCATGCCTGTTTCCAGTATAACAACGGATCTCGGTCAGCGTTCCCATCGGGCGGGTAGCACCGGTTTTCCGTTGACTCGCATCACTTCCGCTATTCGCGGTTTGGGCCTGACTGGTGACAGGGTGCGTCTGGCGCCCAGGCATGGCCAGTACGTTCTGGGCTGCGGCAGGCTGAGCTCCGGCGTTCAGGCCAGGGACATCTCGATCCCTGGCAACCAAAACACGCGGATGGCAAACCCGTCGCGCAACGCCGACCAGGCCCCGGATCACCGCACACCATTGCCGCTCACCCTGTTTGCCGCATCGCCAGAGCAAGGTCGCCAGCGAGCGTTCTTTTATCCGCACCATGCCATTGCTATTCCACTCAACCCAGTTCATTACGAATCACTCCCACAGCCAGCCCTTCAATGGTAAAGTCATCGTCCCGCAGATCGACCTCGATGGGGTCAAAGTCCGCATTCTCCGGCATCAGACGCACCTTATTACCCCGGCGGCGAAACCGCTTAACGGTCACTTCATCCCCGAGGCGGGCGACGATAATCTGGCCGCTGCTGGCCTCCTGTGTGCGATGCACCGCCAGCAGATCCCCATTGAGGATACCCACATCCTGCATACTCCGGCCCTTAACCCGCAGCAGATAATCCGCCACCGGATAAAACAGCTCGGCATCCACCTTGTAGTAGTCCTCAATATTTTCTTCCGCCAGGATGGGGTTCCCCGCCGCCACCCGCCCCACCACCGGCAGGCCCGGCCGCTCGCTTTCCACAATGCGGATACCGCGCGAAGAGCCCGCGTACATTTCGATGAAACCTTTGCGCAACAGGGCCTTGAGATGGTCTTCTGCCGCATTGGCCGAACGGAAGCCCATGGCATGAGCAATCTCCACCCGGGTCGGCGGGACATTATAGTCATCGATAAAATTACGTATCATATCAAGAACTTGCTGTTGTCTTTTGGTTAAGCCCTGCATCTCATCCCCGCCTTTGGCCTGCGCCGCACTAAACTGTTATTACACAAACTGTTATTACACAAACTGTTATTACACAAACTGTTATTACACACAGTATTCATTAACGTGCCTGTGATTATATACAGTCATTTCATATCCGCAAGCCCGGCACTGAAATTTCTTTCGCCACCGGCGCGCAGCAAAGGCACAGGCGAAACAGCCGTAATCACTGCCGGCCGCAGTGCGACGATAAAAAAACATGACAGCCCCGCGCCATATCCGTTAGCATTGCTGGACAAACTGATGCCGCCCATGCGGCGCGATAATCCGGGAGATAAAACATGTTCGGCGAAATTTCACTGTTGACTTGGCTGGGTGGTGTTATCGTATTCGCCATCGGCAGCGGCGCCGGTTTTTTCGTCGCGCGGCAGCTCAAGGACAAGCGCACCAAGGAACTGGAGCAGCAGTTACAGGCCACCCAGAGCCGACTCACCGAATACCAGGA belongs to Gammaproteobacteria bacterium and includes:
- a CDS encoding LemA family protein, which translates into the protein MEIFSFIIIGLSVAVVLYAIMIYNNLVSLKHNVSKSWANIDVLLKQRHDELPKLVEVCKQYMGYEQETMEKVMKARSAVASAQQSGNMGALGAAETQLRMGLGGLFALAEAYPDLKADQSFQHLQSRITGLENAIADRREFYNEAVNLNNVRIEQFPDVVIAKQFNFKAAELLEFSEEEITDVNVKALFS
- a CDS encoding PhnD/SsuA/transferrin family substrate-binding protein — encoded protein: MPNKKFDNRWPALFASLWLALLPPLLTAEDSPAALVADPAPASAVGGTVQPVNIAVLAIRGKQEAFKMWQPTADYLSAQTPGYAYNIMPVDIENITAAISSGHVDFVLSNPALYAELEATHGISRIATLRNRRPGGAYTRFGALIIARADRDDITDLRSLKGKSFMAVHARAFGGWWMAWREFRQAGIEPEQDFSSLEFMGFPQDKIVMAVLNGEVDAGTIRTDVLERMAAAGAVNIEQLKVINPQKTPGFSYAHSTRLYPEWPFAITPNTSRDLAQKVAVALLSLPANSPVAKAANSEGWTVPLDYQPVHELMQELQVGPYVDLGKISLHDAIEQHREWVLTLVLTLAIFFAATIMVLRLNRRLSQSKQNLETEVQERKRAETSEREQAERIKRLYEVASMPGQSLDQQMEEILRLGCQVMDMEVGKISLIDLKNNTNTMLNVIAPEPFGLRPGKTWDLDVTFCGIIVSGVRPMLALNHIGQSEYQQHPAYEYTRLEAYIGFPVAIGDEQIWTISFSSPRPHRPFSATDIDLVKLMGRWVSASLDRHRGQLELQTAKEIAESANRTKSEFLANMSHELRTPLNAIIGYSEIIQEEMEEIGGMEQHCDDLKKIHSSGNHLLSLINNILDLSKIEADKMSINTDIIDIRQLISDIIDTVKPSAEKNRNQLRMEFSDTIKFLGTDPAKLRQSLLNLVSNAIKFTHDGTVTIQALWLDDKTQDVFDVRIQDTGIGIRPEDINNIFSPFTQAEQSWSRQYDGTGLGLAISKHFCEMQKGKIFVESVYGVGSTFTIRLPNADPSEIPRKTAEA
- a CDS encoding GIDE domain-containing protein, with amino-acid sequence MPADSLQAWVLNLPDGKLYFYLLLCGLVSTAGFVYAFVFFRRARIIEDTPTSRIRSAAQGYVELSGVGNVMDGDPVIAPLTTTPCTWYRYKVEKLNDKHSRVVASGTSEELFVLVGETGRCVVDPEGAVVTCATKKVWYESSYPSRRRHSTGNGGLLGRLGGRYRYTEERMHPGEPLYAIGMFMSVGGDAEAFNTDAEVREVLKLWKQNRAGLLKHFDADGDGELDVMEWEAVRKAATHRVRREQARRSVQPPTHIMKKPQHDNRPYLLSVYPAEQLVRRYQLKAAACLAGFLAAGSAAVWMATLRLLH
- the lexA gene encoding transcriptional repressor LexA codes for the protein MQGLTKRQQQVLDMIRNFIDDYNVPPTRVEIAHAMGFRSANAAEDHLKALLRKGFIEMYAGSSRGIRIVESERPGLPVVGRVAAGNPILAEENIEDYYKVDAELFYPVADYLLRVKGRSMQDVGILNGDLLAVHRTQEASSGQIIVARLGDEVTVKRFRRRGNKVRLMPENADFDPIEVDLRDDDFTIEGLAVGVIRNELG